The Paraburkholderia hayleyella genome includes the window CTTGCGCGCGGCTAGCCCCGGAGATTGCGCTCAGCGTGCAGGCCAGCGCGATTGCGGCCACGGTGCGAGTGGCAGAGGGAGAAGAAAGGGAAGATGAAGTTGATGTCGCTTGCATTGCCTGGGCCTCCTGTCCTATCGAAGATGGAGGCACAGTACAAGCCCATATTTCGTCTCACGCAAAGCGATACGACAGGCACGGATGCCAGGGCGACAGGGGCAACCCGGCGGCAAACCGGGCTTGAGAGGGATAACTGCGAGGACTAACTGCGAGGGTTAATTACGAGGGTTAATTACGAGGGTTAATTACGAGGGTTAATTACGAGGGTTAACTACGAAGACACACTACGTCTGCCCAGCGAGCCACGTTCGCACCCGCCCAGGATGCATGGCCAGCCACGCCTCAGCCGCCGCCGCGGGCGTGGCGCCGCGTTCGATGGCGAGCATGATGGCGTCGATCTCACCGGGCTGCCACTGAAACCGTTCGAGAAATGCCACCACGGGTTGCGCCCGGCTCTCAAACCCTGCATGAATCACGTTATCGACATGTTCGGCCGCGCCATAGATCTGCTTGGGATCATCAAGAAACTTCAGCTTCCACTTCGCAAACATCCAGTGTGGTGCCCACCCGGTCACGACGACCGGCTTGCTTGCCTGCATCGCACGCGCCAGCTCGATGGTCATGGCGCTGCCGGAGCTAGGTATCAGTGTGTAATCGAGCGCATAGGCTTTGAGCGCATCGCTGGTTTTTTGCATCACGCCCGAGCCCGCGTCGATGCCGATAATGCGCGCGCCATAACGCGCCCTGCTCGCAGCCAGATCGGCAATGCTGGTTTCAGGCATGGCAGCGGGAACAATCAGTCCAATCCTGGCGTTGGGGAAATTCGCTCCGAGGTCTTTTACCTTGTGCTGGAACTGTGTCCAGTACGCCCCCTGGGTCACGGGCCGCCAGGCGGAAAGCGTGACATCCAGATCACCGCGCGCCACGCCTTGCCACATGATTCCGGCAGCCACGGCAATAAGTTGCACCGGATAGCCCAGACGCTTTTCGATCACCTGGGCTGCGATATTCGAGGTCGCCACGCTGTCATCCCAGCCCTCGACATAGCCAATCCGGATCACCGGTTTGGCTAGCCTGGCAGGTATAGCGTCTGTGCCGGCTTGTGCCGGAGCGCTCAATGGGGTCAACAGGACAGCACCCAGCATCCTGCAACAGACCGCCCTTCTTTCGCCGTTCATGATCACGCTCCTGTCAAGTCGTCGTTACGATGAATGCCTGACATCGTTAATCAGACCGCCTGGGTGACGCTTTCCGCTCAACGGCGACGAAGGACGATCGGCGCTGAGAGCCATCACGCAACCTACTTGTCGATGACGAGATCGGAGCGCGGCGTGCTGCAACACAGCAGCACCATCCCCTGATCTATTTCGCGCTGGCGAATGCCGCCGTTGTGCTTCATCTCGACTGCGCCGGAGACCAGCTTGACCTTGCAGGTGCCGCACATGCCTTGCGTACATGACGCGGGCAGGCGCAAGCCCGCTTGCCGGGCGGCATCGAGCACCGGCTGGCCGCTGGCGCAGACGATCTCGCGCTGGCTCCGGGTAAAGCTCACCGCGAAAGTTTCCCGGGCGGAGGCTTCTCCTGGGGCTGCTTCAGGTGTACCCGGGGGCTGATCCGCGGCGACCTCGTTCGTGGCCCGCGCCGTCAGGGTCTCGAACGAAAAACTCTCTTCGTGATAGTGCTCGGGATCAAAGCCCGCTTCGTCCAGTAGCGCCCGC containing:
- a CDS encoding glycine betaine ABC transporter substrate-binding protein, coding for MLGAVLLTPLSAPAQAGTDAIPARLAKPVIRIGYVEGWDDSVATSNIAAQVIEKRLGYPVQLIAVAAGIMWQGVARGDLDVTLSAWRPVTQGAYWTQFQHKVKDLGANFPNARIGLIVPAAMPETSIADLAASRARYGARIIGIDAGSGVMQKTSDALKAYALDYTLIPSSGSAMTIELARAMQASKPVVVTGWAPHWMFAKWKLKFLDDPKQIYGAAEHVDNVIHAGFESRAQPVVAFLERFQWQPGEIDAIMLAIERGATPAAAAEAWLAMHPGRVRTWLAGQT